The segment GGAATGGGATCTCAGAGCTGACAAAAGTTCCAACTTAGTGTCCTCCACATCACCACCAAGACTTTCAGCCACTTCTTTTGTAGCAGATACGAGCTCAGGTTCTGAAAGATGTTACATCTTATGAATATCACTTTCTTGAATTTTTACTTGATTGACATGTATTCTTGTAAATGGAGCGAGAATATAGTCAAATAAAACATATTTTAGAATACTATTCTTTAAAATAAGACTGATCTGACAGTTTAACTGTGGAAACCTTAGAACAATATGACCTGTCAATTGTCAATCTTGGTCATTAATCAAATTAAAGTCTTAAATGAAGTAACAGTGTTTTTCAAACTAGCTCCAAAAACTATCAGAAAAGTGATGGTAAATTGTAGGATTATCATTTTTGTGCCTGTCACACCTGTTCTTAAAGCTGTCATATCCACAAAGCAAACATAAAAGGCAGGTAAGACAGCAGTGCAACTCCACTACTTTTCCAATCAGAAGCTTCTTATGAACTGACACGAAGTTCTACACTATATGCACCTAATCTACTCCAAATCGAAAGAAACAAATTTACAGGTAATACACAGATAGATATGAAATGAAATGTGGAAACTAATTTAATCAATAGGGATGCAGGCTATTACATAGTGGCAAATACTGATTCCTCTCCCAAAGCATTATGCCTTTCATAAGAAATAGGTGATCTAACATCCATTAATCAATATCAAATGATTAACTAAAATACCAGTACTCCTTTTACCAGACTCCTGCAGATTTAAGACTGTActatgatggactcctctggagtgagaaattcCTTGACAAAaatgtactccttttcatctacCAATGATGATGCAGTGTATACTACGCATTtcacttacactgtcattccttacatgatcaacccgactcacacaacatattgttgtCTTGCTTACATCTGAGGACCTATCCTCCATAAACTGCAAAATCTGGGCAATGCCTTGTACTGTATTCCCTGTATAAACTGACATGTACACTAACCTGCACATTTGATGAATCTAATGAGCTTAAAGAGTACTGGACTTGTAGAAGAGAATGAAGTAATGTTATGTACAAATGTTATAACACCTGATCAAGCTGAAGAGTAACTATCCAAAAGTGTCAACTGCATCAAGCCTTAAAATACATCAATGATCTGGCTTGAGTATTGGAATACAACAGTTTTATagtacagagagaaagaaagaaagaaagaaagaaagaaagaaaaaagcttgCAAATTACCAATCAATTCTTCAGGTGGTGGGGGAGTTGCTATATCCTCTGCTGCAGGTTTGGATTTCTTCTTTGGTCGAGCTTTAGGTCTGGACAGTTTCACTACTGGCTCCACTGGGATGGGGTCAGCCTGTGGGATATGTTAATACACGGTACTGTAACACACTGAATTTCTTTTCAATATAACATTATAAGAAATCAACTCATCTGACAGGTGAATCCTGAGTTCCAAGAAAACTAGGTATAGTAATATCAAATTACACAAGCTAAGACATCTATGGtactttcatattttctttcaacTTATTGAACAACAGAAATATAATGTCACTTTCATTGAAAGTTATCTAACTTTTGAATAAGTAAATTTAGCTTAAGTGTATCAATTGGTTCCAACAAGAATGAATGCATAATATGGACATCTAGAGCCCCCATAAACTTAACCACAATCTCTGACAACAAAACATTAATCTTACTGTAGCTAGGGATGTAAGGAGGTCATGGAGTTTCTTCTGGGCAACGACTTTTTTGTCCTccaccttttcttcctctttgacTTGGGCTGTTTCTTGTTTCTCTTCAACAACAAATGCCTCAACCTTTGCAGCATTACTTTCATCCTCTTTAGTGTCTAACTCTTCAGCTTTTTGGACACTCTCTAGTTCTTTAGTTACAAAACCTTCAACCTCTTGGACTGTCACTACTCTGTCTTGTGACTCCTCAGGTTTCATATCTATGAAGACTTCAGCTTTTTGGGCTGTCACTGAGAAAGGAGCCTGAACCTTTATGCCAGCCTCTTGTTCCTCTTTTACAAGATTTTCAGCATTCTGAATAGTCTCTAATTCCTCTTTTGCAACAATTTCACCCTTCTGGATAGCATCTTGTTCTTCTTTTGAAGCAAGGCTTTCAACGTTTTGCACAGTATCTAGTTCCTTTTTGGCAACATGTTCAACCTTATGGAGAATCTCTTGTGGCTCTTCTGCAACAACCCCTTCAACCTTTTGGAGAACATCTAGTTCCTCTCTTGCAACAACATTTTCAACTTTATGAAGATTCTCTCGTGGCTCTTCTGCAACAAGTCTTTCAACCTTCACGGCAGTATCTAGTTCCTCTTTTGCAACAACCTTTTGGATTTCCTCTTCTGCCACAACCCCTTCAACCTTTTGAAGAGTTTCTTGTTCTTTTGCAACAATCTTTTCAACCTTATGGAGAGTCTCTTGTGGCTCCTCTGCAACAAGCTCTTCAACTTTTTGCACAGTCTTTTCAACCTTATGGAGAATCTCTTGTGGCTCCTCTGCTAAAAGCCCTTCAACTTTTTGCACAGTCTCTAGTTCCTCTTTTGCAAGAATATTTTCAACCTTATGGAGAGTCTCCTGTGGCTCTTCTGCAACAACCCCTTCAACCTTTTGAACAGTCTCTACTTCCCCTTGTGCAAAACCCTTTTCAACCTTATGGAAAGTCTCTTGTGGCTCTTTTACAACAAGCCCCTCAGTCTTGTAGACAGTCTCTTGTTCCTCTTTTGCAACAATATCTTCAACTTTTTGGACAGTCTCTTGTTCTTGTTTTGATTCAATCCCTTCAACGTTTTGAACAATCTTTTGTTCCTCTTTAGTCACAAACCCTACAGCCTTCTGGGATGTTACCAAACTATCTACAGAATGTTCTTCTTTTACTCCTTTGGTAATTTCTGTTGCTTTTTGAGCACTTTCAAATTCATCTGACTGACCCTGTTTGTTCTCTGCATGAAGAATTTCACTCTTCTGGACAGTCTCCTTTTCCTCTTTTGTGACAGCTGGTTCAACCTTCTGGGCTGTTACTATACTGTCAAGAGGTTGTTCCTGTTCCTTATCTGTGAGAACTTCTGTGACTTTTTGGTCTGCTACCAATCCATCAGATTGATCATGCTTCTCTTCTCTGAGAGGCTCCTTTACTATCTGccttatctcttctttctgtTCTGGAAGCTGTTCCTCAACAAGCTGGACAGACTCTGATTTATGTGATGGTCCACAGTCCTCTTCTTTTACAGGAGATTCATTGTCTTTCTGAGATGTCTGCGGTTTCTCTTCAATGACTGACTCCTCAGGATTCTTGGCACTCAGCAGCTTCTCTTCTGAGACAGATTCCTCAACCTTCTCAGTGGTCACTGGTTTGTCTCCTATCTGGTCTTGTTTTCTTGCTGTGAGAGATGCTTTGACATCTGCTGGCTTTGCATCATCTGGTGGAGCCTTACAAAGTGATCGAGCTTGGTAGTGTGGCCGTATACCATGTCTGCGGAAAAATCAAATTTCATAATCTTGATTGTGAAACTGTTACCACAATGTAATTTGCTTAAACAAGTAAATAAAGTCTCATCGACCTCATGCCTATTTTGGGTCACAGAAACAAGCAGGTGGCTTAGGCACCAGTCAATACCCATACAGAAGTATTATACTTATAATAGCTATTCAGTGCAAGTGTGAAACATTACTCCAGTCTCTTAAAGGCAACTGTATGACTTTTGGTCAACACCTTATATGTTGAAACCATTTTtaggaataccatccaaacattaGAAATCCCTGATCCTGAGTAACAATGACTGATATAAATACTCATGCCCTTGTATCTTACTATTGGGAAGTAATCTCTAATACTTATTGGGAAATCGAACACATTTCAAGCAAGACATTGATACGAAATTAAAACCAGATAAAACCACTGAAGTAAGCACAAGCTGCATGACTGTTCCACTATGAAAACAAATATGAGCTGAGGAAAAGTAAAATCGGTCACCTTCCTAGTCCAACACAGCTTCATGTAACTAGCTACATGATGCACATCATGCACACAAATAAATAAATCCAACAGGACCTATAACATTTTGCTTTTGTGATCTCCACAGAGTTTAATGAAACTTAAAGTTAGAAATACATGCTGGTAATTGGCAACATGCCTAATacacttaggaaaacaaatctgaaggagagaaaaaaatgcatGGTAAGAAatcaaaatatgtaacacataAAATTCCAAGAGAATCAATGAAGATCTATGACATAGATTCTCTCAAGATTTTGTACTTTTATTTGCTGTAACTTACTTCTTTTTCACATCAAGAATTATGATAGCTTTTAAATTACTGTGACTGTTAAGTTTACGGATGTACACGTTGATACATAATTCAGTTCCACATGCAAGCATggattgaaaaataaaaatatatgctCCTTCATAAGTCCTATGAACATAGAAATTAAAACACAATTCACCTCCATCtatgtcaacaataacaacaacaaaaaacatttaAGCCAAGTTGATACCACAAAAATTCAGCAAAGCTAGAGACTGGAATTCAAAGTATGGGATTGGATATGACAAACAGCAGCTAGTAGATCTGTCAGCCTGCCTCTCCTCAAGGAGTTATGCTATGTTATTCCAAGCAGTCATCACattaatgtgtatatattcatactataatGCATATGGTTGCTATGGGATGTTACAAGAGGTTCTTGTTTTGTTTTGCAGTTTTGCTAAAATCTACAAGAGTCTTATCTACTTTTAAGCTAAACAACTCCAAATTTCCTTTACCTTCAAGGCTCTTTTCCCAGCGACTAACTTATTTCCAGACGACTGAACACAAAGCTTCAAAAAACACTGCATCGATCTACATCACTTCTACTTGTCACAAGGGGTCCATTCATAAACATATGTTTCAAATTCGTGTTACTTCTGCAAGAATGTTACTGATATAATTCAATACTAATACTTAAGGTAAAGCTTGGAGTTAAAGGACATCAAAAACAATTTCAACCCAACTCAGCCTAACCTAACAAATCTGACCTAAAATTTGCTGGATGTCCAAAACGGTGATAATATCAGTTGGATGAGATTTTCATAGGTTCTCTTGATTTCTAGGTAAAGATCCAGTTTAGGAGCACCACATATATAACACGAATTTAGAAAAAGTGCATGTTAAAGGACCATTTATACTTGCAAGTGAATCTGACCATGGGGGTATGATTTGGGTCATAACTTTCCCTtttgaataataataaaatgacatTGAAAATGGATATGATGATCATGAAAAACTGTGGCATGAACACATGAAACACTGAAAACAAGGGAACCTCTGAAAACCTTACAGAACCACCTTGGAACTGATTTACTCTAAATTTCATTATCAGTCACAGGAGCTCTACCAACAAAACTCTCGTCACCTTTCCTGTCATGCTAACTGCTGCCTTTGCTAGAAGTAAACACACTTGGTAAACATACCTCCTATCAACAGAATGCAAACAATACCCTAACTTTAATAtgttattaaaaaagaaaaacattaaataaGATAAATCAACGTTGACAGGGGAAGTTAAGTGTGGTTTTTTACAAGTTCTGTTGACTTCTAGAAGTCTTTAACTTTGGGTGCTTTAACCCTGCATTCCCTCTCTTCACGAATTCATTAGACACTATCACAAATTTAAAAATTGTACTTCAAATTAAGCTCCTCCGGTTTAACTGtcatttaacaaaaaaaaaaaaaacctactactactactactactaggcgTTCCTTCCACAACcatttctgtggtgcccctaaactaggACATTACCGATTTATAAAGGTAACCAACAACCTGGGGTTCAGCCTGGGCTTTGGGGGTAGAAGTCCCCGAACACTTCGAACACTTCACCATGTATTTAAGCTACCCATACACTAACCCAAACTTTTCTTTACTATTCACAATATTAGCctaatatatcaaatatatcaccttaaaatatatgaaaaaaaaataaacgaatgGTCCAAATCATGCTCTGCCGGTGTCAGTCTTAACCATAGTACTTTTATTACAAgaacaaaattatcattattcctaACTCATTCAGGTGGGGCCCTAATTCTTCATGACTACCAGATTATTAATGCAATCCAAGGACTATTAAGTCGTACACTCAATGTTACATATACCCATCTACCAAGAGGGAATCAATATACTCTTATCTGATTGAATTAATTAGCTATGTGTATTACATTATGGACGTATATGTAAGATGGAAAGGACTACATACTTTTTCTAGAATTCATTTAATCAAAATCACTACAACATACCCATTTATTACGACACGAAGGCCGCCGGCCAGTCTAGCTCGTAAGACAGCAGCCATACTTGTTGTTGTGTTTACACGTTACATTTAGCTGCGCAAATATCTATTCATATCGGAAAATATTTACCTTATAAATATTGGCAATTCCATTATATTTTTATTGTACCTGTTGTTTGTTAAGTAAATCTTTCGAAAATTTATATGGTAACGAAAGTGAAACAGTTTTTAAATAAGTGTGGGAACTAAATACTTTAACCCTGTTACGCATATGAATACAACCAGAGATTTTTTTAGTACATTACTATACAGTATATAACGTTAAATAACGTTGCGTTTTTTGTTGATTTAAAGTCACCACTCAAGTTTATTTTCTATTACCATATCAGCAATTACATCTCACCCTTACCTGGAAATCCTCGCTTCTCATATAAGATCCCTTATATTACAGTAACTACCACTAGTACAATTAGCTTCCTATATTGATACTACCATTACCTATGGGATAACTATCAGGACAGTTACTACGAATGATGATATGGAAACACTGATAATATTTCTGCACTACTCTCACTCCTGCTACCACACTGGAAAGAAGTATTTTTGTAAACTCTTTGTTCTATTCTCTGTAACTATTTCTTAGATGTAGATGATACATTTAGATTGCCAAGGAAATCCCAAAATCCcaattgcgcgtgatcaagatattcctattatgtgattattatacgaaagtgcacttgggaacttttcgtgtttcattttcctcgtggactcataggaactaTAACTATGAATATAGCTATTGTTGCCAAAACTACTACTGGTACTTGCATCTCGATCAGTACTATGAAAAATAATACAGTGACGCTAATTTAACAGTCAGTAACACTGTAATCCAATCATTAACTTGCAAGATAGAAACCTGGACAATGCAAGCAACCACAACATTAGCCCAGCCCCCTCTACCTGCTGGAACCCACCAGCCATCACCTCGCCTTTTCAAGTGAAAAATGAGATCATGAAGCTATTCATCTGGTTCTAGGATCCTTACGCTAAGCTACGGTACGTAGGTTCAAGCAACTTGTCTTGCCAAAGGTTATAGAGAGGGTTTAAGTACTCGTGAAAGCCACATAAGTGATGCAATCGTGTGTTGGGGAACCCTTAGCCTACGGCGTTGCCATATTGTGGTCACATGAGAAACTCATTCTGCAATGAGCTTAGCTAATATGCTTTCTGTCACTCAATTTGTTGGGCTAGACAGTGTGCTAAAGAGCAGGttgtggagcacacacacacacacacacacacatatatatatatatatatatatatatatatatatatatatatatatatatatatatatatatatatatatttttttttttttcatactttgtcgctgtctcccgcgtttgcgaggtagcgcaaggaaacagacgaaagaaatggcccaaccccccccccccccatacacatgtacatacgtccacacacgcaaatatacatacctacacagccttccatggtttaccccagacgcttcacatgccttgattcaatccactgacagcacgtcaacccctgtataccacatgactccaattcactctatttcttgccctcctttcaccctcctgcatgttcaggccccgatcacacaaaatctttttcactccatctttccacctccaatttggtctccctcttctcctcgttccctccacctccgacacatatatcctcttggtcaatctttcctcactcattctctccatgtgcccaaaccatttcaaaacaccctcttctgctctctcaaccacgctctttttatttccacacatctctcttacccttacgttacttactcgatcaaaccacctcacaccacacattgtcctcaaacatctcatttccagcacatccatcctcctgcgcacatctctatccatagcccacgcctcgcaaccatacaacattgttggaaccactattccttcaaacatacccatttttgctttccgagataatgttctcgacttccacacatttttcaaggctcccaaaattttcgccccctcccccaccctatgatccacttccgcttccatggttccatccgctgacagatatatatatatatatatatatatatatatatatatatatatatatatatatatatatatatatattttctttttcaaactattcgccatttcctgggttagcgaggtagcgttaagaacagaggactgagcctttgaaggaaatcctcacttggaccccttccctgttccttcttctggaaaattaaaaacaagaggggaggatttccagccccccgctccttcccttttagtcgccttctacgacacgcagggaatacgtgggaagtattctttctcccttatccccagggatagtatatatatatatatatagacccctaAGTCCCTCTTTTGAAGGCTACCGGGACACTCCAGTGCCCCACTTTCCCAGGAGCGCCTGCGGCACGCGCCTGGCTGCCacggagaccagccacacgaggaacAAACCATTATAAtcccttctttccctccaacaccaaagctgttccctccccctcccactcctctcccttccctcgtctTCCCCGCTTTCCTAAAAACCTTTTCACCTCCAATCTTCTTTCGTATAATCTTTgctttatacatatttttttttctttaagcgaTATGTTCACGATTGGAGAGGGACGTCTCTGTCCACGCCATGTTGGTTCCTATGGGAGGATGGTAGAAAACGCCTGTCAACTGCAATATGGCCATGCCTTTGGCAGTGTTGCTTTGGCTATGTTGCTTTGGCTGTGTTGCTTTGGCAGTGTTGCTTTGGCTGTGTTGCTTTGGCTGTGTTGCTTTGGCTGTGTTGCTGTCTAACCTGGTTTGCTCAGTGTTCTGTCATCGGTGTGTTTTGCACTCTCAACGAAGAATACTatatccatttctctctctttttttttaatctagttTCTTTTTAATGTGTTTAAGAGTTCGTCGTCCTCGTGCAATGATAAATGTTTCacataatgattatagtaaatGAAGTTAGAGACCCATTTTATCATAAATATGATAAAAGTGTTTATGATAATtgttgaagagggggaaggggtgcatATTTATCTGGGGGAGGCATATCTATCAGCTGTTTGTTGTGTTCTGAGGTAATAATACGAGGGATTTGCTCTGTTGTAAACTCAAgacaaccccaccatcacaccATTACTGAGGGTTTGATGTTCCCCCTCCAATGAAAAGTCCGTGTAAGAACTACACGAGCAAATCCAGGGTTTTTATTGGTGGTAAGTTCGtttctcctccccacactcacccTTTCATACCGTGACGTCATCCTGTGACATCATCGCGTGACGTCATATACACACCGAAAGGGTAGCGCTCCAGGCGTTGACGTCACGAGCTCAAGTGTTGGCGGTACGCGTGACGCAGATGACGTGGGATCTGAAATGGGAGGCACCATCACCTGGTCATTACTTCCCTCACAAGGAGGTggagaacactctctctctctctctctctctctctctctctctctctctctctctctctctctctctctctctctctctctctaatctctaaCTCTTTCTTTAACGCCAATACCGCCTTGGCACAGCAAATCGTAGATACGTATATACGGGTATAGATAGACCttgatttatctatttttttttttgacacaaaGGACGCATGAGTGTGTGTGCACTTCCTCCATCCGCTGGGTAAGGTAGGAGAcctgatggtgatgggtagttaGCTCTGCCAGTGATTTCTTATCATATTTCTATTTTTCAGTCGGAAGTTCAACATATCTGCTAGAAatgaccttccctctcctctcgatatttcatttatatctatctacTACACTTGATCgctcgtttcccgcgtcagcgaggtagcgccaggcaacaagaggaaggaagacccatccacgcatatacacacatatgtacatacacgctcatacacgtacatatacatacacataagtatacatgttaacacatacacatacacataaatatacatatgcatatacataaatatacatacacatacacagccaagttcatactcgcttgccttcatccatttcaggcgccaccccgcccccacaggaaacctaatcgccatcccctgcgtcagcgtggtagcgccaggaaaaacagaccaaaaaagacaacaaaggccacattcgttcacactcagtcactggatgtcatgtgtaatgcaccgaaaccacaactcgtTGAAGTTGTATCCGTCAGCAATTTCGCTATGCGAGGAGAGAAAACGAAACATAATGGCCAATCCTCGTATGGCGCTGCTCACCACAACAGAAAACAGAGTCCCATATTGACGCTGGACTTGGACAGCCCGGGGCGTCCTATGCTATGATGATGACTACAGTCCTCTCCATTACCCATTGTCCTAGGGACACCAGGAGCGACTTGTCCCACTCCCCTTCCACCGGCGCCCCCACAGAAGGGTGGGGTGAAAGCGTTGGCGTGGTGGTGAGACGCATGGACGGACGGGAGGCTGTGGTtgacgacagcagcagcagcagcgagagagggaggaggaggagagggagggattgtTTGGGTCGGTGCCTCTTGCTCAACACCACCGTCGTCTGGACGTTTCCTCCAGCtgactccaccctcctccttcgtcgTCAGCCACACTCCTTCGTCAGCCATACTCCTTCGTCTGGACATTTCCTCCAGCcgactccaccctcctccttcgtcgTCAGCCACACTCCTTCGTCAGCCATACtccttcctcaaccacactccttcgtCAACCACACTCCTTCGTCAGCCACACTCCTTCGTCAGCCACGCTCTTTCGTCAGCCACACTCCTTCGTCAGCCACGCTTCTTCGTCAGCCACACTCCTTCTTCAGTCCAGTGAGGGAAAATAACTCGAAaacaaaatagtttttttttatgaaatatgaGATTATTCTACAACttcaagagagaggaaaaatatgattTAAGTAATTTTCAAGATTTATATATATGACTGGATATATATCTTGTTCGGTGCACTTAAATCTCTAGAGAATTGTAGATATATTGCAAA is part of the Panulirus ornatus isolate Po-2019 chromosome 67, ASM3632096v1, whole genome shotgun sequence genome and harbors:
- the mRpS31 gene encoding uncharacterized protein mRpS31 isoform X1, producing MAAVLRARLAGGLRVVINGHGIRPHYQARSLCKAPPDDAKPADVKASLTARKQDQIGDKPVTTEKVEESVSEEKLLSAKNPEESVIEEKPQTSQKDNESPVKEEDCGPSHKSESVQLVEEQLPEQKEEIRQIVKEPLREEKHDQSDGLVADQKVTEVLTDKEQEQPLDSIVTAQKVEPAVTKEEKETVQKSEILHAENKQGQSDEFESAQKATEITKGVKEEHSVDSLVTSQKAVGFVTKEEQKIVQNVEGIESKQEQETVQKVEDIVAKEEQETVYKTEGLVVKEPQETFHKVEKGFAQGEVETVQKVEGVVAEEPQETLHKVENILAKEELETVQKVEGLLAEEPQEILHKVEKTVQKVEELVAEEPQETLHKVEKIVAKEQETLQKVEGVVAEEEIQKVVAKEELDTAVKVERLVAEEPRENLHKVENVVAREELDVLQKVEGVVAEEPQEILHKVEHVAKKELDTVQNVESLASKEEQDAIQKGEIVAKEELETIQNAENLVKEEQEAGIKVQAPFSVTAQKAEVFIDMKPEESQDRVVTVQEVEGFVTKELESVQKAEELDTKEDESNAAKVEAFVVEEKQETAQVKEEEKVEDKKVVAQKKLHDLLTSLATADPIPVEPVVKLSRPKARPKKKSKPAAEDIATPPPPEELIEPELVSATKEVAESLGGDVEDTKLELLSALRSHSSDVAKSEKPAVSMSELFVGMKVERSQSKPVKEYPRRKRFDRELETRSSSYRSNVQQQKVWSKTSSTPKPRTLSRVDLFSAEPLGIFSAASSEKTKEAALLPVWEAALRREKQLCVTHPPDNAFIEMIQWTNQGMLWTFPIDNEFGLEDEKKVGFHEHVFLERHLEGWCPKRGPIRHFMELVCTGLSKNPYLTVERKCAHIEWYKNYFAEKEDLLKEIGAIDIS
- the mRpS31 gene encoding uncharacterized protein mRpS31 isoform X2, coding for MKGHGIRPHYQARSLCKAPPDDAKPADVKASLTARKQDQIGDKPVTTEKVEESVSEEKLLSAKNPEESVIEEKPQTSQKDNESPVKEEDCGPSHKSESVQLVEEQLPEQKEEIRQIVKEPLREEKHDQSDGLVADQKVTEVLTDKEQEQPLDSIVTAQKVEPAVTKEEKETVQKSEILHAENKQGQSDEFESAQKATEITKGVKEEHSVDSLVTSQKAVGFVTKEEQKIVQNVEGIESKQEQETVQKVEDIVAKEEQETVYKTEGLVVKEPQETFHKVEKGFAQGEVETVQKVEGVVAEEPQETLHKVENILAKEELETVQKVEGLLAEEPQEILHKVEKTVQKVEELVAEEPQETLHKVEKIVAKEQETLQKVEGVVAEEEIQKVVAKEELDTAVKVERLVAEEPRENLHKVENVVAREELDVLQKVEGVVAEEPQEILHKVEHVAKKELDTVQNVESLASKEEQDAIQKGEIVAKEELETIQNAENLVKEEQEAGIKVQAPFSVTAQKAEVFIDMKPEESQDRVVTVQEVEGFVTKELESVQKAEELDTKEDESNAAKVEAFVVEEKQETAQVKEEEKVEDKKVVAQKKLHDLLTSLATADPIPVEPVVKLSRPKARPKKKSKPAAEDIATPPPPEELIEPELVSATKEVAESLGGDVEDTKLELLSALRSHSSDVAKSEKPAVSMSELFVGMKVERSQSKPVKEYPRRKRFDRELETRSSSYRSNVQQQKVWSKTSSTPKPRTLSRVDLFSAEPLGIFSAASSEKTKEAALLPVWEAALRREKQLCVTHPPDNAFIEMIQWTNQGMLWTFPIDNEFGLEDEKKVGFHEHVFLERHLEGWCPKRGPIRHFMELVCTGLSKNPYLTVERKCAHIEWYKNYFAEKEDLLKEIGAIDIS